The DNA window TTCGCCTTGCGCAGCACAAGCTCCCCATGAAGAGCCGCATCCTGAGCCGAGAGAGTGGTGACATCTGATGGCAGCGACCAAGCTCACCGCCGACGAACTCGACAAGCTGGACGACGCGAAGCTGGCCGACGAGCTGGCGAAGGCGAAGGACGAGCTGTTCAAGCTTCGTTTCCAGTCCGCGACCGGTCAGCTCGAGACTCCCGGCCGTCTGCGGTCCGTCAAGAAGGACATCGCACGGATCTACACGATCCTGCGCGAGCGCGAGCTGGGCATCCGTCAGGCGCCCGGCGCCGCCGAGTGACCGCGAAGCGAGGAACAGAGATGACTGACAACACCAAGGCCGAGACCCCGGCCGCCGAGGAGCTCGAGGTGCTCGAGAAGGAGGGCGCGCACGCGTCCTCGTCCGAGCGCCCCTACCGCAAGACCGTTCGCGGTTTCGTGGTCTCCGACAAGATGGACAAGACCATCGTCGTCGAGGTCGAGGAGCGTGTGAAGCACGCTCGCTACGGCAAGGTCACGACCAAGACGAGCAAGTTCAAGGCTCACGACGAGGAGAACAGCGCCGGCATCGGCGACCGTGTCCTCGTCATGGAGACCCGCCCGACCTCCGCGACCAAGCGGTGGCGTCTGGTGGAGATCCTCGAGCGCGCCAAGTGATCCACCGGCGGTCCTCGTGACCGCCGACGGACCCTGAGAAGGGCCGGTCCTCCCCCTGGGGAGGGCCGGCCCTTCTCGTCGTCCGGGGGAGTGCGCCTCCTCGGGCGAAGCGGCTCGGACGGCGCTCGGATGTGAAGGGCGGCATGCCGATGTGATCTTCCTGTACCCGCTGGTAGATCCCGGGATTCTCCGCATCGTTGCAGGTCATGAGATGACAAGCGCGTCCAGATGTGGTTCGCTCTATGGCCGTGCCCAGGAGCCGGGCGCCGTCGGGCCCCCTCGGGGGCGGCGTCTCACCGGCATCGCGAGGCAGGAAGCGCTGCTCGTCAGCCCCTCGTGCACGTCGCCTCACGAAGGCAGGTCCATGTCCACTCCCGATCCCTCCACCGCAGCAGCAGCCGCCTCCGCCCGCCGACCTCGCCGCGGGCGACGCACCCCGAGACCACCTCGCCTCGAGGTCGATGACGTCCTCGTGGTCCGCGGTCGGGGGATGCGGACGGCGATCGGCGGCACGGTGGTCGGCAACGTGATGGAGTGGTTCGACTTCGGCGTCTACGGCTACATGGCGCTGATGCTCTCCCAGCTGTTCTTCCAGACGGGCGACGAGGGTCTCGACCTGATCCTCAGCCTGCTCGCCTTCGCGGTCAGCTTCCTGGTGCGCCCCCTGGGCGGTCTCGTGCTCGGCCCGCTGGGGGACAAGCTGGGCCGCCAGAAGGTCCTCTTCTTCACCATGGCGATGATGGCGATCGCCACCGCCCTGATCGGGGTCCTGCCCACCTACGCCGACATCGGCGTCTGGGCCGCCTTCCTGCTCTACGCGCTGAAGATGATCCAGGGCTTCTCCACCGGCGGCGAGTACGCCGGGGCGACCACCTACGTCTCGGAGTTCTCCCCGGACAGCAAGCGCGGGTTCTACTCCTCGCTGCTGGACGTCGGCTCCTACTTCGGCTTCGCCATGGGCGCCGGCGCGGTGGCGCTGACCCACCTGGTCACCTCCAACGTGTGGGGACCGGACGCCATGCTCGACTGGGGCTGGCGCGTCCCGTTCCTGCTCGCGATCCCGCTGGGCGCCGTCGCCATCTGGTTCCGTGCCCGCATCCCGGAGACCCCGGCCTTCGAGGCCACCGAGGCGGAGCAGCAGGCGGAGCAGGCGGGTGGCGCGGCCGAGCACGCCGAGGGCTCGCTCCACGCCCGCAAGGGCGCCGCCGGCATCGTCCGCCACCACTGGCGGGAGCTGCTCATCGCGATCGCGATCGTGGCGGGGACGAACACCGCCGGCTACGCGCTGACCAGCTACATGCCCACCTACCTGGGCAGCCAGTTCGGGTACGACGAGATGGCCAGCGCCGCGGCCACCATCCCGGCGCTGCTGGTGCTGTGCGTGATGATCCCGTTCGTCGGCAAGGGCTCGGACATGTTCGGTCGACGTGCGATGTACTTCGCCGCCGCGGGGTCCGCGCTCGTTCTGCTGCTGCCCGCGTTCTGGCTCATGCACCAGAGCTCGTTCGTCGCGATCCAGCTGGCGATGTTCATCGTGGCCATCCCGGTGGCGCTGTTCATCGGCCCCTCCGCCTCGGCGCTGCCGGCACTGTTCCCGACCGCCGCACGGTACGGCGCGATGGGCATCGCCTACAACGTGTCCGTCTCACTGTTCGGCGGCACCACCCCGCTCATCTCCCAGACGCTCATCGAGCTCACCGGCAACAGCTACATGCCGGCGCTGTGGATCATGGCCTTCGCCGCCCTGGCCGGCATCGCCGTGATCTTCATGCGCGAGAGCGCCAATCGCCCGCTGCTGGGCTCGTTCCCGGCGGTGGAATCCGAGGAGGAGGCTCGCGAGCTCGTCGCCACGCAGGAGCAGAACCCTCTGCTGAACACCTCGGAGATGCCGATCGTGGTGCCCGGTCAGCTCGCCCGCGAGGTGGAGGATGCGCTGGACGTCCCGGGCGCCGGGCTTCCTCCGGAGGTCGGGTCCGCGAACGCGGGGTCGGCCGACGGGGAGGATCCCGACACCGAGGGTGCCGGCGCGGGAGAGGGCGCACGCCGCACCCCCACCGCCTGAGTCGGGCCGTCATGCCCGTCGCGAGAACGCGGCGGGCGGACGCCTGCCGCCGTCCCGGGCCAGCGTGCGAGCAGGCGCTCCGAACACCCGGAGGCCGACGGGCCCACCCTCTTCCGAGGGCGGGCCCGTCGGCCGTCCTGGGCGGAGGGTCAGCCGGCCGGGGTCGGGTCCGTCCCGGTGACGCTGTGGGTGAGCAGCACCAGCAGCGCCCCGGCATAGGCGTCCTCGGGGGAGGGGGCACGCACCTCGCGCTCGGTCCCTCCGCTCGTCCCGCCCGAGCTCCCGAGTACGATCCGCACGGCATGGACGCCGTCGTCCCCGCGCTCGAGCGAGCGGAACGACTCCCCGAGGGCGGCGCGCAGCTGCTCTTCGCGCGGGACCCAGAGCGCCTCGTGCTGCTCCACGGAGTCCAGCGCCCACTCGGTGGTGCCGTTGAAGCGGAGCACGGGCATCCCCGTGCGGCCGTGCGCGCGCTCCACCACCATGGAGGAGAGCATGAACGGCTCGTCCCGCAGCTCCCCGACGTCGATCACGAAGTGATCGCCGTCGGCCGGCACCCACTCCAGGCCGGCGTCCTTCAGCTTCCTCGCCACATCGATGTCGATCATGGGCCGACGCTACGCCATGGACAGGGGCGAGGGGCAGTGCCTCCTCGCCCGGGTCTGCGCTCCCGGGCCGTCGCGACGGGGGAGCGGCGCCCCGTCCAGCTCGGTGCCCCGCGCGAGAGCAAGCACACATCCGCCCGCCCGGAAGATGGGGTGACAGGCACGGGGCGGACGCGTAGTCTTGAACGGTTGCCGGAGAACTGAGTCCCGCACCCTCGTGGTGTCGGAGCCCGGAGCTCCGCGACAGGATCCTGGTCACCAGATCCGTCCTCGCCGGAGACCTCGCACGAGAGGCGAACGCCCCGCGTTCACCACGCCAGTGCCTGAGTCCGGCAGAGGGTTTTTTGGTGTCCGGGGCCGGTCGCCGGCATCGTCCGAGGTCCGATCCATGACCAGGGGCGATACCGGGCATGGTCCAGATTCCGTTCCGCCAGGCTCGGCCCGCTCGCTCCCGCGAGCTGGAAGAGAACCGGTGAGACGATAGGAGAACGAGTGATTCAGCAGGAGTCGCGACTGAAGGTCGCCGACAACACGGGTGCCAAGGAGATTCTCTGCATCCGTGTTCTCGGTGGCTCCGGTCGCCGTTACGCCAGCATCGGCGACACCATCGTGGCGACCGTCAAGGACGCCATCCCCGGTGGCAACGTCAAGAAGGGCGACGTCGTCAAGGCGGTCGTCGTCCGCACGTCCAAGGAGGTCCGTCGCATCGACGGCTCCTACATCCGCTTCGACGAGAACGCAGCGGTCATCCTCAAGACCGACGGCGAGCCGCGCGGCACCCGCATCTTCGGCCCCGTGGGCCGCGAGCTGCGCGACAAGCGCTTCATGAAGATCGTCTCGCTGGCACCGGAGGTGGTGTGACATGGCAAAGATGAAGATCAAGAAGGGCGACCTCGTCCAGGTGATCACCGGTCGCACCGGCGACGGGGACAAGGCCGCCGCGCGCGGTCTCGAGTCCGGCGACAAGGGCAAGCAGGGTCGCGTCCTGCAGGTGTTCCCCGATACCCAGCGTGTGCTGGTCGAGGGCATCAACCGCCGCACCCACCACGTCAAGCCCAACCAGGCCGGCGGCGCGGGTGGCATCGAGCAGCGTGAGGCGTCCATCCACGTCTCCAACGTCGCTCTGGTCGACCCGGAGGACAACAAGCCGACCAAGGTCGGCTACCGCGTCGAGACCCTCGAGCTCGAGAACGGCCGCACCAAGCAGGTGCGCGTCCGCTTCGCGAAGCGCTCCGGGAAGGACATCTGAGATGAGCGAGACCGCCACCCAGGCGCCCACCCCGCGCCTGAAGAGCAAGTACAACGAGACCATCAAGACGCAGCTGACCGAGCAGTTCGGTTACGAGAACGTCATGCTGGTGCCCGGTCTGACCAAGATCGTCGTGAACATGGGCGTCGGCGACGCCGCTCGCGACTCCAAGGTCATCGACGGCGCCATCCGCGACCTCGCAGCCATCACCGGCCAGAAGCCCCAGGTCACCAAGGCCCGCAAGTCCATCGCGCAGTTCAAGCTGCGCGAGGGCATGCCGATCGGTGCGCACGTCACGCTGCGCAACGCTCGCATGTGGGAGTTCCTGGATCGTCTGCTGTCGACCGCTCTGCCCCGTATCCGTGACTTCCGTGGCCTGTCCCCGAAGCACTTCGACGGCAACGGCAACTACACCTTCGGTCTCACGGAGCAGGTCATGTTCCACGAGATCGACCAGGACAAGATCGACCGTGTCCGCGGTATGGACATCACGGTCGTGACCACCGCGAAGACCGACGACGAGGGACGCGCGCTGCTCAAGCTGCTCGGCTTCCCCTTCAAGGAGAACTGATATGGCGAAGACAGCCCTGATCAAGAAGTCGGAGCGCAAGCCCAAGTTCGCGGTCCGCGCCTACACCCGGTGCCAGCGCTGCGGTCGCCCCCATTCGGTGTACCGCAAGTTCGGTCTCTGCCGTGTCTGCCTTCGCGAGATGGCTCACCGCGGAGAGCTCCCCGGCGTCACCAAGAGCAGCTGGTAAGGACTACCGCCATAGGTCCCCGGTCGCAGTCATCGCGTCCGAGGGAAACCAGGTGAGGAAGAAGCAACAGACATGACCATGACCGACCCGATCGCGGACATGCTCACGCGGATCCGTAACGCCTCAGGGGCGTACCACGAGACCGCGTCCATGCCGTACTCGAAGTTGAAGGTTCGCATCGCGGACATCCTGAAGGCTGAGGGCTACATCCTCGGCTGGACCGAGGAAGAGGCCGAGGTGGGCAAGAACCTCATCCTCGAGCTCAAGTACTCGGACAGCCGTGAGCGCGCCATCTCCGGGATCCGTCGTATCTCGAAGCCGGGCCTGCGTGTGTACGCCAAGTCCACCAATCTGCCCAAGGTCCTCGGCGGCCTGGGCGTGGCGATCCTGTCCACGTCCTCCGGCCTCCTGACCGACAAGCAGGCTGCCAAGAAGGGTGTGGGTGGGGAAGTCCTCGCCTACATCTGGTGAGCGGGAGAGGAGAACAGCTATGTCCCGCATCGGACGCCTTCCGGTCGCAGTTCCGGCCGCAGTCCAGAACGTCACCATCGAGGGTCGCACCGTCAAGGTGACCGGCCCCAAGGGTGAGCTCACCCATGAGGTGCCGGCTCCCCTCACCGTCGAGCGCGGTGAGGACGGCACGATCATCGTGAACCGCCCCGACGAGGAGCGCGAGAACAAGGCCCTGCACGGCCTGACCCGCACCCTCATCAACAACATCGTCCTCGGTGTCACCGAGGGCTTCTCCAAGAAGCTCGAGATCGTGGGCACGGGCTACCGTGTCACGGCGAAGGGCTCGGACCTCGAGTTCGCCCTCGGCTTCTCGCACCCCGTCGTCGTGAAGGCGCCCCAGGGCATCACCTTCACCGTCGAGTCCCCGACCAAGTTCGCGGTCAGCGGCATCTCGAAGCAGCAGGTCGGCGAGGTCGCGGCGAACATCCGCAAGATCCGCAAGCCCGAGCCCTACAAGGGCAAGGGTGTGCGGTACGCCGACGAGGTCGTGGTCCGCAAGGCCGGAAAGGCTGGTAAGTGATCATGGGTTACGCACTCAAGCACACCAAGGGCAACCGCGGAAGCAAGCTGCGTTCGCGCGGCCGTCGTCACCTGCGCGTCCGTCGTCGCGTCATCGGCACCGCCGAGCGTCCCCGTCTGGTGGTCACCCGCTCCGCGCGCCACGTCTTCGTGCAGGTCGTCGACGACGCCCTGGGCAAGACCATCGCGTCGGCCTCGACCATGGAGGCGGACCTGCGCGGCTCGGAGAGCACCAAGGCAGACAAGGCCCGCACCGTCGGGACCCTGGTCGCCGAGCGTGCCAAGGCCGCCGGGATCGACTCCGTCGTGTTCGACCGCGGCGGCAACAAGTACCACGGTCGCGTGGCCGCCGTCGCTGACGGCGCCCGCGAGGCTGGCCTGGCGCTGTGATCGCCGCCCGGACACAGGACGAGAAGAGGATCTGAATATGGCTGCACAGCAGCGTAGCAACGGTCCCGCGGCCTCCGGCCGACGGGACGACAACTCCAACAACAGCAACGATCGCGGACGCCAGGGCGGCGACCGCGGTGGTCGTCAGGGTGGTCGCGGCGGCCGCAACCAGGAGGCCGAGAAGTCGGCGTTCCTGGAGCGCGTCGTGAGCATCAACCGCGTGTCGAAGGTCGTCAAGGGCGGCCGTCGCTTCTCCTTCACCGCCCTCGTGGTGGTCGGTGACGGCGACGGAACGGTCGGCGTCGGCTACGGCAAGGCCAAGGAGGTGCCCGCGGCGATCGCCAAGGGCGTCGAGGAGGCGAAGAAGAACTTCTTCCGCGTCCCCCGCATCCAGGGCACCGTCGTGCACCCCGTCCAGGGTGAGGATGCAGCGGGCGTCGTCCTGCTCCGTCCGGCCGCCCCGGGCACCGGCGTGATCGCCGGCGGTCCGGTCCGCGCCGTCCTCGAGTGCGCCGGAGTGCACGACGTGCTCTCCAAGTCGCTCGGTTCGACCAACCAGATCAACATCGTGCGGGCGACCGTCGATGCGCTCAAGCAGCTCGAGGAGCCGGAGGCAGTGGCAGCACGTCGCGGTCTCCCCGTCGAGCACGTCGCTCCGGCGGCGCTCCTGCGGGCGCAGGCCGAGGGCCGTGCGGCCGCTCGTGCGGAGAAGGTGGGTGCCTGATGCAGATCAAGGTGACCCAGACCCGTTCCGAGATCGGCGGCACCCAGAGCCAGCGAGCCACCCTGCGAGGCCTCGGCCTCAAGCGCATCGGTGACACCGTGGTGAAGGAAGACCGCCCGGAGATCCGCGGCATGATCCGCACCGTCACCCACCTGGTGACGTTCGAAGAGGTGGACTGACTTTCATGAATACTGAAGACCAGAACGCAGCATCGCCCTTGAAGCTTCACGACCTGCGCCCCGCGCCGGGTTCCAAGACCGCACGCACCCGCGTCGGTCGTGGTGAGGCCTCCAAGGGCAAGACCGCCGGTCGTGGCACCAAGGGCACCAAGGCCCGTTACCAGGTGCCCGTCGGCTTCGAGGGCGGGCAGATGCCGCTGCACATGCGGCTGCCGAAGCTTCGCGGCTTCACCAACCCGTTCCGCGTCGAGTACCAGGTCGTGAACCTGGCGACCCTGCAGGAGCTGTTCCCCGAGGGCGGCACTGTCACGGTCGAGGACCTCGTCGCCAAGGGTGCGGTGCGCAAGAACCAGCCCGTCAAGGTGCTCGGTTCGGGCGATGTGAGCGTCAAGCTCGACATCACCGCCCAGAAGTTCTCCGCCTCGGCGGAGCAGAAGATCGCGGCGGCTGGCGGTTCCGTCACCACCGCGTGAGTCTCTTTTGACGGGGCACCGCGGCGCAGAATACTCTGCGACGCGGTGCCCCGTCGTCGTATCCCGTGGTCAAGTCGGGATCGGTCCGCTGGTCGCGAAGAATCCGCTGCACCGGGACGGATCGTGACACCCTTGGTCCAGTCCCCGGACCTCCAGGAGGGAATCAGGTGAACTCGTT is part of the Brachybacterium ginsengisoli genome and encodes:
- the rplO gene encoding 50S ribosomal protein L15; its protein translation is MNTEDQNAASPLKLHDLRPAPGSKTARTRVGRGEASKGKTAGRGTKGTKARYQVPVGFEGGQMPLHMRLPKLRGFTNPFRVEYQVVNLATLQELFPEGGTVTVEDLVAKGAVRKNQPVKVLGSGDVSVKLDITAQKFSASAEQKIAAAGGSVTTA
- the rplR gene encoding 50S ribosomal protein L18; translation: MGYALKHTKGNRGSKLRSRGRRHLRVRRRVIGTAERPRLVVTRSARHVFVQVVDDALGKTIASASTMEADLRGSESTKADKARTVGTLVAERAKAAGIDSVVFDRGGNKYHGRVAAVADGAREAGLAL
- the rpmC gene encoding 50S ribosomal protein L29; this translates as MAATKLTADELDKLDDAKLADELAKAKDELFKLRFQSATGQLETPGRLRSVKKDIARIYTILRERELGIRQAPGAAE
- the rpsE gene encoding 30S ribosomal protein S5 codes for the protein MAAQQRSNGPAASGRRDDNSNNSNDRGRQGGDRGGRQGGRGGRNQEAEKSAFLERVVSINRVSKVVKGGRRFSFTALVVVGDGDGTVGVGYGKAKEVPAAIAKGVEEAKKNFFRVPRIQGTVVHPVQGEDAAGVVLLRPAAPGTGVIAGGPVRAVLECAGVHDVLSKSLGSTNQINIVRATVDALKQLEEPEAVAARRGLPVEHVAPAALLRAQAEGRAAARAEKVGA
- the rpsH gene encoding 30S ribosomal protein S8, with the protein product MTMTDPIADMLTRIRNASGAYHETASMPYSKLKVRIADILKAEGYILGWTEEEAEVGKNLILELKYSDSRERAISGIRRISKPGLRVYAKSTNLPKVLGGLGVAILSTSSGLLTDKQAAKKGVGGEVLAYIW
- the rplX gene encoding 50S ribosomal protein L24, which translates into the protein MAKMKIKKGDLVQVITGRTGDGDKAAARGLESGDKGKQGRVLQVFPDTQRVLVEGINRRTHHVKPNQAGGAGGIEQREASIHVSNVALVDPEDNKPTKVGYRVETLELENGRTKQVRVRFAKRSGKDI
- a CDS encoding type Z 30S ribosomal protein S14 yields the protein MAKTALIKKSERKPKFAVRAYTRCQRCGRPHSVYRKFGLCRVCLREMAHRGELPGVTKSSW
- the rpmD gene encoding 50S ribosomal protein L30, with the translated sequence MMQIKVTQTRSEIGGTQSQRATLRGLGLKRIGDTVVKEDRPEIRGMIRTVTHLVTFEEVD
- the rplF gene encoding 50S ribosomal protein L6, whose amino-acid sequence is MSRIGRLPVAVPAAVQNVTIEGRTVKVTGPKGELTHEVPAPLTVERGEDGTIIVNRPDEERENKALHGLTRTLINNIVLGVTEGFSKKLEIVGTGYRVTAKGSDLEFALGFSHPVVVKAPQGITFTVESPTKFAVSGISKQQVGEVAANIRKIRKPEPYKGKGVRYADEVVVRKAGKAGK
- a CDS encoding MFS transporter, translated to MSTPDPSTAAAAASARRPRRGRRTPRPPRLEVDDVLVVRGRGMRTAIGGTVVGNVMEWFDFGVYGYMALMLSQLFFQTGDEGLDLILSLLAFAVSFLVRPLGGLVLGPLGDKLGRQKVLFFTMAMMAIATALIGVLPTYADIGVWAAFLLYALKMIQGFSTGGEYAGATTYVSEFSPDSKRGFYSSLLDVGSYFGFAMGAGAVALTHLVTSNVWGPDAMLDWGWRVPFLLAIPLGAVAIWFRARIPETPAFEATEAEQQAEQAGGAAEHAEGSLHARKGAAGIVRHHWRELLIAIAIVAGTNTAGYALTSYMPTYLGSQFGYDEMASAAATIPALLVLCVMIPFVGKGSDMFGRRAMYFAAAGSALVLLLPAFWLMHQSSFVAIQLAMFIVAIPVALFIGPSASALPALFPTAARYGAMGIAYNVSVSLFGGTTPLISQTLIELTGNSYMPALWIMAFAALAGIAVIFMRESANRPLLGSFPAVESEEEARELVATQEQNPLLNTSEMPIVVPGQLAREVEDALDVPGAGLPPEVGSANAGSADGEDPDTEGAGAGEGARRTPTA
- the rplN gene encoding 50S ribosomal protein L14, with protein sequence MIQQESRLKVADNTGAKEILCIRVLGGSGRRYASIGDTIVATVKDAIPGGNVKKGDVVKAVVVRTSKEVRRIDGSYIRFDENAAVILKTDGEPRGTRIFGPVGRELRDKRFMKIVSLAPEVV
- the rplE gene encoding 50S ribosomal protein L5, giving the protein MSETATQAPTPRLKSKYNETIKTQLTEQFGYENVMLVPGLTKIVVNMGVGDAARDSKVIDGAIRDLAAITGQKPQVTKARKSIAQFKLREGMPIGAHVTLRNARMWEFLDRLLSTALPRIRDFRGLSPKHFDGNGNYTFGLTEQVMFHEIDQDKIDRVRGMDITVVTTAKTDDEGRALLKLLGFPFKEN
- the rpsQ gene encoding 30S ribosomal protein S17, translating into MTDNTKAETPAAEELEVLEKEGAHASSSERPYRKTVRGFVVSDKMDKTIVVEVEERVKHARYGKVTTKTSKFKAHDEENSAGIGDRVLVMETRPTSATKRWRLVEILERAK